Proteins from a single region of Bacteroidetes Order II. bacterium:
- a CDS encoding DUF11 domain-containing protein, producing the protein MNFIFRSISFTRSVISLTVWMVVFGFVHPVTAQFTSTSFRTGSNTQNGSGGWLSGSLCAPSNITSQTFTNWEGSGVNVTYGYSTNMWDGDAPNLYVAAGQESAAGAGCDSQFTAGINDAHCASIYHGSVRFTNNIHDTGGTPGNADGPAKIVITYNTPVILTNFRIGSMSNIGSVANPGVEWVQIKAFNASGGVIPIPIGNATGSYIDCGGTETTGGMTILSDAAGGLYIGAQATTRQADGEYGNVDFSVPSSTPVSRVELYFWRNESAADPAELAGRSSYASFTLHQNVVTPSTPPSCTINSPTITPTCNNAGTMNTGGDDTFTFTVNTTGSGVGTNYVVKDGTTTLGTVNYGTTSASFGPFPISSGLRQLSLEDVATGTCTRPAHANPPIPCSADCTTIMNCSEVSAMTESDPNSTPNNGANSEDDYACYAISVCTPPPSSADLELTKTSSSPVVRPGDTMTFTLTLVNKGPGTAMNVVVRDVLPVSLSFISATTATGSYSNATGLWTLGNIAPGTYTLTINVTVN; encoded by the coding sequence ATGAATTTTATTTTTCGTAGCATATCGTTTACCAGATCGGTGATTTCGTTAACCGTTTGGATGGTGGTTTTCGGGTTTGTTCACCCTGTAACTGCGCAATTTACTTCCACTTCTTTCCGGACAGGTAGCAATACACAGAATGGATCGGGTGGTTGGCTTTCTGGTTCTTTGTGTGCACCAAGCAATATCACTTCGCAAACATTTACCAACTGGGAAGGTAGTGGGGTGAATGTGACCTATGGGTACTCTACCAACATGTGGGATGGTGATGCGCCCAATCTATATGTGGCTGCCGGGCAGGAAAGTGCAGCCGGTGCAGGTTGCGATAGTCAGTTTACAGCAGGGATCAATGATGCGCACTGCGCCAGTATTTATCATGGGAGTGTACGTTTCACCAATAACATCCATGATACAGGCGGAACCCCCGGAAATGCGGATGGCCCTGCCAAGATTGTGATCACCTACAACACGCCTGTGATCCTGACCAATTTCAGGATTGGTAGCATGTCGAATATTGGTTCAGTAGCTAACCCCGGAGTCGAATGGGTGCAGATCAAGGCGTTTAATGCCTCTGGTGGAGTAATTCCAATTCCAATTGGGAATGCAACTGGTTCTTATATAGATTGTGGTGGAACAGAAACTACAGGTGGGATGACGATTTTATCGGATGCAGCGGGTGGTTTATATATCGGTGCCCAAGCAACCACAAGACAAGCAGACGGGGAGTATGGCAATGTGGATTTCTCGGTCCCCTCCTCTACGCCAGTTTCAAGGGTTGAGCTATACTTTTGGCGAAATGAAAGTGCGGCAGACCCAGCAGAATTGGCAGGGCGTTCTTCTTATGCCTCGTTTACCCTACACCAAAACGTGGTGACCCCCTCTACGCCGCCGAGTTGCACGATCAATAGTCCGACGATTACCCCCACTTGTAACAATGCCGGGACAATGAATACAGGTGGGGATGATACGTTTACATTTACCGTAAATACAACGGGTTCGGGTGTGGGGACGAATTATGTGGTGAAGGATGGTACAACCACGTTAGGTACGGTCAATTATGGCACTACTTCGGCATCTTTTGGGCCTTTCCCTATTTCCAGCGGGCTTCGGCAATTATCACTGGAAGATGTGGCAACAGGAACCTGTACGCGCCCGGCGCACGCCAATCCGCCTATACCTTGCTCTGCCGATTGTACCACGATCATGAACTGCTCGGAAGTGAGTGCCATGACCGAGTCCGACCCCAACTCAACGCCTAATAATGGTGCGAATAGCGAAGATGATTATGCCTGCTATGCCATTAGTGTTTGTACACCTCCGCCTTCCTCGGCAGATCTGGAGCTCACCAAGACATCGAGTAGCCCCGTCGTTCGTCCGGGCGACACCATGACATTCACCCTTACCTTGGTGAACAAAGGCCCCGGGACGGCCATGAATGTGGTGGTGCGCGATGTCCTTCCAGTAAGCCTTTCTTTTATAAGTGCCACCACGGCAACGGGTTCGTACAGCAATGCCACCGGTCTCTGGACGCTCGGCAATATCGCTCCGGGAACCTATACCCTAACCATTAATGTGACAGTGAATTAG
- a CDS encoding protein kinase has translation MENSEKELFLQALDLSDDEQADFINAAAPSPEVAERVWTLLSARRSEAKNVVDGLRQSAGLTEADEVPSFTTLNHPHYRFGRRIGYGGFSEVFEGERLHPFQQTVALKVLLNTPQHQQIFLQEANILGALHHPHIAQVYDVGQLPDGRYFLVMELIKGKPIIAYCDEHQLSVRERLMLFRSLCMAVSFAHQNLIIHRDLKPSNVLVTDDGVVKLLDFGVSKILPETQDETHTQTGMMAFTPAYAAPEQFQRKPVGMATDVYALGVLGYQLLAGKLPYHIPKDASPSVLEEIVATRHIMPLSQHFRTPTEGQKAILANRKQTRNGLYKQFLGDLDAVLLKALSKNPKERYRSAGALLDELDRFLSGSPVLAQLPSRAYLFKKFVLRNKGLVGSVVAALVVVMTTLAILSWQNHKVMEANRRAEVESEKNMAVIKFMTGLLLNGSAEITGQSVDTLRFKSVIQRGTKDLLENKNKNPRAYAEMSHVFGMLYDNWGDKEKALLLFQEAYAACKAHEFIDIPCAFDLPSRIAIILTKKGQIGKAVSIYEQLAKKRPEALSNNMTYGVFLHNLGALKTVMGEYVEAEQFFNHILQLKPQLPAKDMNTLRIIASSQTYLGRIYENTGRYDEAAIAYDTAYLGLSEEKRVRNAAFMPKMLKIMMEANHGQTSKHLAAMKSLIDWQEKQALNSKESFVPLYHRLGILQEDAGLQNEAVATWQKAYEMEHALHGDRSAEAITLRLRLIHAALTKGAMPAQEREILEISTEGLSYVDTHVLAKQVLGRFYLESGKVQQAIAVWDEVLVFQNRIWPVPTKAKARTLFYLAQAHLKKGQIAVARRYSNEALRSYSQTVGKAHRDFQAVRDFQHQLP, from the coding sequence GGCGGAACGGGTTTGGACTTTATTGTCTGCACGGAGGTCTGAAGCAAAGAATGTAGTGGATGGTTTACGCCAAAGTGCGGGGCTGACCGAGGCCGATGAAGTGCCTTCTTTTACCACATTAAACCACCCGCACTACCGCTTTGGTCGTCGAATTGGATATGGCGGGTTCTCGGAAGTGTTCGAGGGCGAGCGGCTACATCCATTCCAACAGACCGTTGCCCTCAAGGTGTTGCTCAATACACCGCAGCACCAACAAATCTTTCTTCAGGAAGCCAATATTTTAGGTGCACTACACCACCCCCACATTGCTCAGGTGTATGATGTAGGACAATTGCCCGATGGTCGGTATTTTTTGGTCATGGAATTGATAAAGGGGAAGCCTATTATTGCGTATTGTGATGAGCATCAATTATCGGTCCGAGAGCGGCTTATGCTTTTCCGTTCGTTATGTATGGCCGTATCGTTTGCCCACCAAAACCTCATTATTCACCGTGACCTCAAACCGAGCAACGTGCTGGTGACCGATGACGGTGTGGTGAAACTTTTGGACTTTGGTGTTTCTAAAATTTTACCGGAAACACAAGATGAAACCCATACCCAAACGGGCATGATGGCCTTCACACCTGCCTATGCTGCCCCTGAACAATTTCAGCGTAAACCAGTCGGAATGGCCACCGATGTATATGCCTTAGGGGTTTTGGGGTATCAACTCTTGGCTGGCAAATTGCCTTATCACATTCCCAAAGACGCCTCTCCAAGCGTATTAGAAGAGATTGTGGCCACACGCCATATTATGCCACTTAGCCAACATTTCCGAACTCCTACCGAAGGACAAAAAGCGATCTTAGCCAACCGAAAACAAACCCGAAATGGTTTGTATAAACAGTTTTTGGGAGACTTAGATGCCGTTTTGCTCAAGGCCCTTTCCAAAAATCCAAAGGAACGTTATCGTTCGGCGGGTGCATTACTCGATGAATTAGACCGATTCCTAAGTGGAAGCCCGGTTTTGGCACAATTGCCTTCTCGTGCTTACCTGTTTAAGAAGTTTGTTTTGCGGAATAAGGGACTGGTCGGCTCGGTAGTGGCTGCTTTAGTGGTAGTTATGACCACACTTGCGATTTTATCTTGGCAGAACCATAAAGTTATGGAAGCCAATAGGCGTGCCGAAGTGGAGTCTGAAAAAAATATGGCGGTGATCAAGTTTATGACCGGATTGTTATTGAATGGTAGTGCCGAGATAACCGGACAATCGGTGGATACGCTTCGCTTCAAGTCGGTCATTCAACGAGGAACAAAAGACTTGTTGGAAAACAAAAATAAAAACCCACGGGCTTATGCCGAGATGTCGCACGTTTTCGGGATGTTGTATGACAATTGGGGGGATAAGGAAAAAGCCCTTTTGCTCTTTCAGGAGGCTTACGCGGCGTGTAAAGCACATGAATTTATAGACATCCCTTGTGCGTTTGACCTGCCCAGCCGGATTGCAATCATTTTGACAAAAAAGGGGCAGATTGGAAAAGCGGTTTCTATCTATGAGCAGTTGGCGAAGAAGCGCCCAGAGGCTTTGTCAAACAATATGACGTATGGAGTATTCTTGCATAATTTGGGTGCCTTAAAGACTGTAATGGGAGAATACGTCGAAGCCGAACAATTTTTTAACCATATTTTGCAACTAAAGCCCCAATTGCCTGCCAAAGACATGAATACGCTGCGGATTATTGCATCTTCACAGACGTATTTGGGCCGGATTTACGAAAACACCGGACGATATGACGAGGCTGCTATTGCCTACGACACGGCGTATCTGGGGCTTTCGGAAGAGAAGCGGGTACGCAATGCGGCCTTCATGCCCAAAATGTTGAAAATCATGATGGAGGCCAACCACGGGCAAACCAGTAAGCACTTAGCGGCCATGAAATCCCTGATTGATTGGCAGGAAAAACAAGCACTAAACTCCAAAGAATCCTTTGTTCCGTTGTACCACCGTCTGGGAATCTTGCAAGAAGACGCTGGGCTTCAAAACGAGGCGGTTGCAACCTGGCAAAAAGCATATGAAATGGAGCACGCACTCCACGGGGATAGGTCAGCCGAGGCCATCACACTACGCCTACGTTTGATTCATGCCGCATTGACAAAGGGAGCAATGCCTGCACAAGAACGAGAGATATTGGAAATCAGCACAGAGGGCCTTTCTTATGTAGATACCCATGTTTTGGCAAAGCAGGTTTTGGGTCGGTTTTATTTGGAAAGCGGAAAAGTGCAGCAGGCCATTGCTGTTTGGGACGAAGTTCTTGTATTTCAAAACCGTATCTGGCCTGTCCCTACAAAGGCCAAGGCCCGAACACTTTTCTATTTGGCGCAGGCACATCTAAAAAAAGGTCAGATTGCAGTGGCACGGAGATATTCAAATGAAGCGCTTAGGTCGTATAGCCAGACGGTTGGAAAAGCACATCGTGACTTTCAGGCGGTACGAGATTTTCAGCACCAGTTGCCTTAA